From Pleurocapsa sp. PCC 7319:
CAGCACAACAAATTCCTTATTTGCGATCGCCTGCCGTCCATCATCCCGATCCCAACCCCCATCTATTAAGAACCTTTGCCGAACATAGGCATAATGAGTTATTCCCACCTTACGATAGACCAGGAACAAAGCTATTTAATGATTTTTGTGATGAAGTAATTCGACGCTGGAAGTTAACAGATAAGGTTTATCCCGCCAAAGTAATCCAGATTTTACCGATTGAACGTGCTTCTCGTTCTCGATTTCAATTGGTTTTAAATACGGGAGAAACTATTGTTACCCGTAGAGTGGTACTAGCTACGGGAAGTGGTAAAGTACAGCTTCCCAATTGGGTAGAAAAAATTACCTCAGATTACCCATCCGATAGATTATGCCATTCTCAACAAGTAAATTTAAAGCATCTTAAGTTAACAGGAGAACAGGTTTTAATCGTCGGTGGTGGTTTAACTAGCGGACATTTAGCCAAAGGTGCGATAAACCTGGGTGCAACTGTTACTCTAATGACTAGAAAACAGTTACAATCAAAAATCTTTGATGCCGATCCTGGTTGGTTAGGACCAAAATATCTCAAAGACTTTCACGCCGAAACCGATTGGTATGACCGTTACCAGCAAATACAGCAAGCCCGTAATGGCGGTTCGATGACTCCCGAAATGATTCTGCAATTAAGCCAAGCAGCCAACGAAGGGAAGATGAGGATAGATGAATGCTGTCAAGTTAGCGACGCACATTGGCAAGATAATCTCTGGCAGATTCATTGTCACGATGGCAGCAAACATCAGTTTAACCGTATCTGGTTAGCTACTGGTACGAAATTCAACATTACCGAGCATCCCTTATTACAAGACGTACTTGAGACTTATCCCACAGAAACAGTTAACGGCTTACCCGTACTAGACGAATATTTACGTCTGCCCAAGTCTAACTTTTTTATTATGGGTGGTTTGGCTGCGTTACGAATTGGTCCTGTTGCCAGAAACATCGGTGGTGGGAAAATGGCTGCAAGGCTTATTGTGCCAGCAATTGTTAAGCCCAGTTTGGCGATTGGTTGATTTTTTATTGTTGAAGATTATCGTTATTGTGTCCGTAATGTGCCATCAAGTTGAAGTCAAGGCGATCGCTTTTTATCCCAAAAGCTTTACCACCATTTTGTCTAATTTTTTCGGTGACATGAGTAACTTTATCCTCTTTAAGACCATGTATTACAACGGCCACACCTTCTTCAGCTAAAGTTTTGGCGATCGCTTGACCAATCCCAACATTACTACCTGTTATTAAGGCTCTTTTTTCTTGTAAATTTAGTTTCATTTATTTAATTTGAAATTCTTGAATAAATTGCGATCGCACCATAAATACAAATACATTCAATCACCTTTTTGATAGTGATAGCGAGCTTGCAGAAAATAAACGCGATCCGAAGGCTACGCGGAGTGTAATCGCTTTTTACTTCATAAACTAAATAATATCTTTTGTAATAATTACCCTGGAAATTCAATTGGCAATAGCCTCGCTCTCATAAATATTTGGTTGCGGGAGATTATTATTATCTTCTATTAATAACTCCAAAACCTCTTGAGCATTTTTTACTGCTTCTTCATAAGTATCGCCATGAGTTCGAGCATACTTGCCAAATTCTGGTAAAGAAACAATGTAACATTCATCTTCATTACTCCATTGAATTACAATGCTGTAGCGTGATTTCATTTTTGAGCCTCCTTGATATCTTTAAGAAAATCTTTTACATCTTTCTCTTGATAGCGTTTAGCATCGTTTCCATCTTTACCAGATATAGTTATCTTGTAACTTAACAAAGGATGACTCCATTTAGTGTGGCTTCCTTTCCCCTGTTCGCAAATACAATCTGCTTTTAATAGCATAGCTTTTAGTTCTCTAATTTTCTTGGGCAAATACTTTTTCCTACATCCGCTCTATGTTTTAAGTTAAGCGTACCTCGCGATATAAGACTGTACCAACAACTTAAGTAATTCATATCTTGTACCATTGAACTAAATAGATTTAACCGTTACCCTTAAATATCCGTGAGTAAAACCAAAGCAGACGATCTTTGTCAGGTAAGATGTTTTAACACCGAGTTAGTTGCTCAAATTAGAGAAACTTTTCCTTCAGAAGATACTTTAGAAGAAATGACGGTTATCTTTAATGCTTTAGCAGACCGCTCGCGGGTTAAGATACTTTATGCCCTCAGAAACGGCGATGAACTTTGTGTCTGCGATATTGCAGCCATGTTAAATGTCAAAATCGCTACCGCTTCCCATCATCTGCGGAAAATGCGCGATCTGAAATTACTTAAATACCGTAATGACGGTAAATTAGCTTATTATTCGCTAAAAGATCGGCGCGTTACTGATATTCTTAGCTATGCTTTACGGGAGTTAGTTTAGCTTTTAGTTAGTATGTCTTAGTCTTTCTCTATTTTTATCACTTTAATTTGGTTTACATTCTAATGTTCTTTTGAACGTTTGAGAGATATCATAAATATGATTCAAACACTCACTTGAACGTTATAACAAAAAACAATGGCAGAACATTGTTGTCAACACAAAGCCAAGGAATTAGAAAAGCTACAACAACGCCAGAGCAAAGTATTATGGATTATTTTGGTAATCAATGCAGTAATGTTTGTGGTGGAGTTTAGCGGAGGAATCAAGGCAGCCTCTCTATCTCTGACTGGTGACTCCTTAGATATGCTAGGGGATGCTTTAGTTTATGGCTGTAGCCTTTATGTTATTCAAAAAGGTAAAAAAGCCCAGGCGCGATCGGCAATACTCAAAGGCAGTATTATGTTTATTACGGCGATCGCTGTATTTGCCAGAGCTACTTATCAATTATTCGCTCAAACCGTTCCTACAGTTGGTTTAATGAGCGAGATTGGTATTTTAGCTCTAGCAGCTAACCTAATCTGCTTTTTACTGTTGATTCGTCACCGTAATGACAATATCAATATGTCTTCAGTTTGGCTGTGTTCCCGTAACGACATTATTGCCAATACTTCAGTGTTGCTAACTGCTGGATTGGTATTTCTAACTGGTTCGTTTTTGCCAGATTTCATTTTAGGGCTATTACTCACCGTCGTTTTTGCCCAATCTGCGGGAAAAGTTCTAACTCAGGCAAGAGCCGAATTAAATTGAAACTCAATTAGATTACAAATATGGTGGGTTATACAATGGGTATAATCTTTCCTTTAGCATTTTCCCATGTTGCGATCGCCTCAGATAAATTATTGCTTTATTAAACGTTTCTTATTAGATTTAGTTATGTATAAATGCTTTAAGACAACTGCAAAGCTAATCAACTATCTGCATTGCTGGGTAAATGTTTTTATTATTGTAGTAGTAAAGCAGAAAACGCAACAACACATAGTATTTTAATTAAAAGACATCATGAAAGTTGGCATAGTTATCTTTAATGAGGTTGAAGTACTAGATTTCGCAGGACCTTACGAAGTGTTCTCGAAAGCCTCGAAAGGAAATGAAAAACTATTTGAGGTAAAGACTATTGGTGAAACTGGCGAAATAATCTCAGCCAGAAATGGATTAAAAGTATTACCAGATCTTAGTTATCAAAACGAGCCTATTTCTGATATTCTCATCGTCCCTGGAGGCTATGGAGCAGAAGAAATTGAGATTAAAAATCCCGTTATGATTGAATGGCTTCAATCACAGGAGAACAAGGTAGAAATTTTGGCTTCAGTTTGCACGGGCGCACTTCTTTTAGCTGAGGCAGGAATTTTAGACAATAAAAAAGCAACTACGCATTGGATGGACTACGATCGCTTAGAAAAAGAATATCCAAAAGTAGAAGTAGTTAGAGGAGTTAAATTTGTAGATGAAGGTCATATTCTAACATCTGGTGGGATTTCGGCTGGAATTAATATGTCCTTCTATATAATCAAGAGATTATTTGGGGCTAAAGTTGTCAAAGACTTAGCAAAAAGAATGGAATATGACATAGAAATTTAGGCATTGTTGAGTAAATGATATTTTGGAACGAAACCCGAACTCTAAATTCACTATTTGCTATGACTACAGCATCCGATCGAACTCAACTCAACTCTAGTATTGGCGGAATAAAAAATTTTTACAACTGGAATTTTTTAGACAAGCAATATCAAATAGTCTATGAAACCGTCGAAGATCGCGCTTATTGCTCAAGATATACTTGATAAACAACTACCAGTGATTACTAT
This genomic window contains:
- a CDS encoding type II toxin-antitoxin system HicA family toxin; the protein is MPKKIRELKAMLLKADCICEQGKGSHTKWSHPLLSYKITISGKDGNDAKRYQEKDVKDFLKDIKEAQK
- a CDS encoding SDR family NAD(P)-dependent oxidoreductase — its product is MKLNLQEKRALITGSNVGIGQAIAKTLAEEGVAVVIHGLKEDKVTHVTEKIRQNGGKAFGIKSDRLDFNLMAHYGHNNDNLQQ
- a CDS encoding DJ-1/PfpI family protein: MKVGIVIFNEVEVLDFAGPYEVFSKASKGNEKLFEVKTIGETGEIISARNGLKVLPDLSYQNEPISDILIVPGGYGAEEIEIKNPVMIEWLQSQENKVEILASVCTGALLLAEAGILDNKKATTHWMDYDRLEKEYPKVEVVRGVKFVDEGHILTSGGISAGINMSFYIIKRLFGAKVVKDLAKRMEYDIEI
- a CDS encoding FAD/NAD(P)-binding protein, whose amino-acid sequence is MKLPEYIDLAIVGAGVQALTLTTHLLQKSGKHYHKFLVFDPSQTWLSQWQQQFAAQQIPYLRSPAVHHPDPNPHLLRTFAEHRHNELFPPYDRPGTKLFNDFCDEVIRRWKLTDKVYPAKVIQILPIERASRSRFQLVLNTGETIVTRRVVLATGSGKVQLPNWVEKITSDYPSDRLCHSQQVNLKHLKLTGEQVLIVGGGLTSGHLAKGAINLGATVTLMTRKQLQSKIFDADPGWLGPKYLKDFHAETDWYDRYQQIQQARNGGSMTPEMILQLSQAANEGKMRIDECCQVSDAHWQDNLWQIHCHDGSKHQFNRIWLATGTKFNITEHPLLQDVLETYPTETVNGLPVLDEYLRLPKSNFFIMGGLAALRIGPVARNIGGGKMAARLIVPAIVKPSLAIG
- a CDS encoding metalloregulator ArsR/SmtB family transcription factor; its protein translation is MSVSKTKADDLCQVRCFNTELVAQIRETFPSEDTLEEMTVIFNALADRSRVKILYALRNGDELCVCDIAAMLNVKIATASHHLRKMRDLKLLKYRNDGKLAYYSLKDRRVTDILSYALRELV
- a CDS encoding type II toxin-antitoxin system HicB family antitoxin — its product is MKSRYSIVIQWSNEDECYIVSLPEFGKYARTHGDTYEEAVKNAQEVLELLIEDNNNLPQPNIYESEAIAN
- a CDS encoding cation transporter, producing MAEHCCQHKAKELEKLQQRQSKVLWIILVINAVMFVVEFSGGIKAASLSLTGDSLDMLGDALVYGCSLYVIQKGKKAQARSAILKGSIMFITAIAVFARATYQLFAQTVPTVGLMSEIGILALAANLICFLLLIRHRNDNINMSSVWLCSRNDIIANTSVLLTAGLVFLTGSFLPDFILGLLLTVVFAQSAGKVLTQARAELN